The region GAACGGCCACAGCCCCCGCGCCTTCGCCGCCGCCCCGAACGCGACCATCGGCCCATTGGCCTCACCGGCGGCGTTGTACGGCACCAACGGCTCCCGGCTCTCCCGGTCCTTGACCAGTTCCAGCGCCCAGAACACCCCCGTACCGCGCACCTCACCCACGCTGGGATGCCGCGCGGCCAGCTCCCGCAGCCCGGGCTCGAGCACCGTCTCCCCGATCCGCGCGGCCTGCTCGACGATGCCCTCCTCCTCCATCACGTTGATGGTGGCGACGGCGGCGGCACAGGCCAGCGGATGCCCGGAGTACGTGAGCCCCCCGGGGTAGGGCCGCCGGGCGAAGGTCTCCGCGATCGCCGAGGAGATCGCGACGCCGCCGAGCGGAACGTAGCCCGAGTTCACGCCCTTCGCGAAGGTCATGAGGTCCGGCGTCACGTCGTAGTGGTCCGCCGCGAACCACTTCCCCGTACGCCCGAACCCCGCCATGACCTCGTCCAGGATGAAGACGATCCCGTACTGGTCGCAGAGCGCCCGCACCCCGGCGAGATAGCCCGGCGGCGGCGTCATGATCCCCGCCGTCCCCGGAATCGTCTCGAGGATGATGGCCGCGACGGTCCCCGGCCCCTCGAAGGCGATCGTGTCCTCCAGGTGCTGAAGCGCCCGCTCGCACTCCTGCTGCTCACTGTCGGAGTGGAAGGGGGAGCGGTAGAGGAACGGCGCCCAGAAGTGGACGACGCCCGCCGCGCCGCTGTCGTTCGGCCAGCGCCGCGGGTCACCGGTGAGGTTGATCGCGGTGGACGTGGCCCCGTGGTACGAGCGGTACGCGGAGAGCACCTTCGGACGCCCGGTGTGCAGCCGGGCCATCCGCGTGGCGTTCTCGACGGCCTCCGCGCCACCGTTGGTGAAGAAGATCTTGTCCAGGTCGCCCGGGGTCCGCTCGGCGATCAGCCGGGCCGCCTCCGAACGGGCCTCCACGGCGAAGGCGGGCGCGAACGTGGACAGGGTCGCGGCCTGTTCCTGGATCGCGGCGACGACCTTCGGGTGCTGGTAGCCGATGTTGGTGAAGACGAGCCCGCTGGTGAAGTCCAGATACCGCTTGCCTTCGTAGTCCCAGAAGTACGACCCCTCCGCGCCGGCGACGGCGAGCGGGTCGATGAGCTCCTGAGCGGACCAGGAGTGGAACACGTGCGCGCGGTCCGCGGCCTTCACGGCGGCGCCGACCTGGGGGTTGGGCTGAGGGGTCATGCGCCGAAGCGTAAATGTCCCCGGAGGGGGCGCGACATCGGCGTCCTGTCTGTGACCGGGGGCTTTCCACGACAGTCTGTCGGGCTTGGCCGCCGACAACGGTTCATTGACAGTATCCTGTCGAAATGACAGCATGCTGGCATGACGCACCGTCATGATCTATGCGAGGAGAGAGCGATGAGCGCGACGAACGACCACGGCAGTCCCGTCCACCTCGCCGTCTACGACACCTACGCCGACTGGGAGACCGGTCACACCACCGCGTATCTGGCCCGCGCCGGTCGCGAGATCCGGACCGTCGGCCCCACCCGGGAGCCGGTGACGACGATCGGCGGTCTCCGGATCCAGCCCGACCTCGCACTCGACGAACTCCGCCCCGAGGACAGTTCCCTGCTGGTCCTCACCGGCGCCGACCTCTGGGACACCTCCGACGACCTCGCCCCCTTCGCGCGCAAGGCCCGTGCCTTCCTCGACGCGGGCGTGCCGGTCGCCGCGATCTGCGGGGCGACGGCCGGGCTCGCCCGCGAGGGGCTCCTCGACGACCGGGACCACACCAGTGCCGTGTCCTTCTACCTCGCCGCCACCGGCTACCGGGGCGGCGGGCGGTACGTCGACACCGACGCCGTCACCGACGGCAACCTCGTCACCGCCGGACCGACCGAGCCCGTCGCCTTCGCCCGGGAGGTCCTGCGGCTCCTCGGGGTGTACGAGGGGGAGGTCCTGGACGCCTGGTACCGCCTGTTCCACGACTCCGACGCGTCCGCGTACGCCGTACTGGAGAAGGCCTCAGGGGCCGCCGGGGAGGCCGCCCGATGAGCCGGGAACGGCAGGACCTCCTCAGCCGCGCCGCCCTCGGCGTCTTCCGGCTCAACGGCCAGTTCCTCTCCGTGGCGGACGAACTGGCCCGCCCCGCGGGGCTGACCGCCGCCTGGTGGCAGGTGCTGGGCGCGGTGCTCCCCGAGCCGCTCCCCGTCGCCGGGATCGCCCGCGTCATGGGCATCACCCGGCAGAGCGTGCAGCGCGTCGCCGACCTGCTGGTCGGCAAGGGCCTCGCCGAGTACCTGCCCAACCCCGCCCACCGCCGCGCCAAACTGCTCTCCCCGACCGCCGCCGGCCGCACCGCCGTCGCCGCGATCGGCCCCGGCCACGCGCGCCTCGCCGACCGGCTGGCGCGGGCGCTCGGGGAGGACGGCTTCGCCGAGACCGTACGGATCCTGGAGCGACTGTCGGCGGTTCTCGACGAGATCGACGAGATCGACGAGATCGACGAGATCGACGAGATCGACGGGGCCGCGACGGACGTCACGAAAACGCCAGGTGCTGTTACTGAACCGTAGACACCGCCCCACCCACCTCCTGGTGGGGCCGCACTATCCTCGGCCTCGGGCGGTTGCACCGGCACGGGGGAGGGCGGCACGACGATGGAGAAGCTGGGGGCGGGGGAACCGCAGCAGATCGGGGCGTACCGACTGCTCGCGCGGCTCGGTGCCGGTGGCATGGGACGCGTCTATCTGGCCCGCTCCGACCGGGGCCGTACCGTCGCCGTGAAGCTGGTGCGCGAGGAACTCGCCGCGCAGGAGGAGTTCCGGGCCCGCTTCCGCCAGGA is a window of Streptomyces sp. NBC_00271 DNA encoding:
- a CDS encoding aspartate aminotransferase family protein, with the protein product MTPQPNPQVGAAVKAADRAHVFHSWSAQELIDPLAVAGAEGSYFWDYEGKRYLDFTSGLVFTNIGYQHPKVVAAIQEQAATLSTFAPAFAVEARSEAARLIAERTPGDLDKIFFTNGGAEAVENATRMARLHTGRPKVLSAYRSYHGATSTAINLTGDPRRWPNDSGAAGVVHFWAPFLYRSPFHSDSEQQECERALQHLEDTIAFEGPGTVAAIILETIPGTAGIMTPPPGYLAGVRALCDQYGIVFILDEVMAGFGRTGKWFAADHYDVTPDLMTFAKGVNSGYVPLGGVAISSAIAETFARRPYPGGLTYSGHPLACAAAVATINVMEEEGIVEQAARIGETVLEPGLRELAARHPSVGEVRGTGVFWALELVKDRESREPLVPYNAAGEANGPMVAFGAAAKARGLWPFINMNRTHVVPPCNVSEGEAKEGLAVLDEALSVADEYTV
- a CDS encoding type 1 glutamine amidotransferase family protein; protein product: MSATNDHGSPVHLAVYDTYADWETGHTTAYLARAGREIRTVGPTREPVTTIGGLRIQPDLALDELRPEDSSLLVLTGADLWDTSDDLAPFARKARAFLDAGVPVAAICGATAGLAREGLLDDRDHTSAVSFYLAATGYRGGGRYVDTDAVTDGNLVTAGPTEPVAFAREVLRLLGVYEGEVLDAWYRLFHDSDASAYAVLEKASGAAGEAAR
- a CDS encoding MarR family winged helix-turn-helix transcriptional regulator yields the protein MSRERQDLLSRAALGVFRLNGQFLSVADELARPAGLTAAWWQVLGAVLPEPLPVAGIARVMGITRQSVQRVADLLVGKGLAEYLPNPAHRRAKLLSPTAAGRTAVAAIGPGHARLADRLARALGEDGFAETVRILERLSAVLDEIDEIDEIDEIDEIDGAATDVTKTPGAVTEP